From one Chryseobacterium sp. 3008163 genomic stretch:
- a CDS encoding sugar transferase: MKFRTMIVNDESTTKTTSDNDSRITKIGRFLRKTSLDEMPQFINVLKGEMSIVGPRPHMLAVDNYYKPKIGRYTLRSLANPGITGLAQVSGFRGDSGNVEVEMNKRILADAFYVRNWSFVLDLVIILKTIVLVVGGDKNAK; this comes from the coding sequence ATTAAATTCAGAACAATGATTGTTAACGATGAATCTACTACAAAAACTACCAGTGATAATGACTCGAGAATTACAAAAATCGGAAGGTTTTTAAGAAAGACGAGTTTAGACGAAATGCCTCAGTTTATTAATGTTTTAAAAGGCGAAATGTCTATTGTTGGCCCAAGACCTCACATGTTAGCAGTTGACAATTATTATAAGCCGAAAATAGGAAGATACACACTGAGAAGTTTAGCAAATCCAGGAATTACAGGTTTAGCACAGGTAAGCGGTTTCCGCGGAGACTCCGGAAACGTAGAAGTGGAGATGAATAAAAGAATACTTGCCGATGCTTTTTACGTAAGAAACTGGAGTTTTGTACTTGATCTGGTGATCATTTTAAAAACCATTGTACTGGTAGTAGGAGGCGATAAAAACGCCAAGTAA
- a CDS encoding MlaE family ABC transporter permease produces the protein MLKKFFTAIGEYMILIGKSLQKPQKMRVFWKLFMREINDLGVNSFGLVIFTSIFVGAVVAIQMFNNFDASSFPIPTSFVGYATKAVLVLEFAPTIISLILAGKVGSYIASTIGTMRVSEQIDALDIMGVNSPNFLILPKIIACLIFNPILIALSIVFGIGGGYIAGMLTGNWTTADYITGIQMYMPNLFIYYAFAKTIVFAFVIATVPSYFGYFVNGGSLEVGRASTQAVVWTMVFIIISELILTQLILS, from the coding sequence ATGTTAAAAAAGTTTTTTACAGCCATAGGAGAATACATGATTCTTATCGGTAAATCTCTTCAAAAACCTCAGAAAATGAGAGTTTTTTGGAAGTTGTTTATGAGAGAGATCAATGATTTGGGTGTTAACTCGTTCGGGTTGGTTATTTTCACATCCATATTTGTGGGTGCTGTTGTTGCCATCCAGATGTTTAATAATTTTGATGCCTCTTCATTTCCGATTCCAACGTCATTTGTAGGATATGCAACAAAAGCAGTTTTAGTTCTTGAATTTGCACCTACGATTATTAGTTTGATCCTTGCAGGAAAAGTAGGTTCATATATAGCCTCTACGATTGGTACTATGCGTGTTTCTGAGCAGATAGATGCATTAGATATTATGGGTGTAAATTCTCCCAACTTCTTAATCTTACCAAAAATCATAGCTTGCCTTATTTTCAATCCTATTCTGATTGCACTAAGTATCGTTTTCGGTATTGGTGGCGGTTATATTGCAGGAATGCTGACAGGGAACTGGACAACTGCAGATTATATCACCGGTATCCAGATGTATATGCCTAATCTTTTCATCTATTATGCATTTGCAAAAACAATTGTATTCGCATTTGTGATAGCTACGGTTCCTTCTTATTTTGGATATTTTGTAAACGGTGGTTCATTGGAAGTAGGTAGAGCAAGTACGCAAGCTGTGGTTTGGACAATGGTTTTCATCATTATTTCCGAATTAATTTTAACACAATTAATATTAAGCTGA
- a CDS encoding sugar transferase, which yields MFLGENGSTDVLKDILKGRKDYGYKIFSYNSSNLSFNELIEFWKTNGIHTLFIPTDSALDKELEKRLFKLAEEHKVHVSLVPNISKSNFFYYDLGYIETQPVLNQAKYPLDYYSNFFLKRTFDIVFSTLVLVLICSWLFPIISILIKRNSKGPIFFVQKDTAFMKRFLIVLNSEQ from the coding sequence ACATTTTGAAAGGCAGAAAGGACTACGGATACAAAATTTTCAGTTACAATTCTTCTAATCTTTCTTTTAATGAATTAATCGAATTCTGGAAAACCAACGGAATTCATACACTTTTCATTCCAACAGATAGTGCTCTTGACAAAGAATTAGAGAAGAGATTATTTAAATTAGCTGAAGAGCACAAAGTTCACGTATCGCTGGTTCCCAATATTTCAAAAAGCAACTTTTTCTATTATGATTTGGGATATATTGAAACACAACCTGTTTTAAATCAGGCAAAATATCCTTTAGATTATTATTCAAATTTCTTTCTAAAAAGAACATTTGACATTGTGTTTTCTACATTGGTCTTAGTTTTGATTTGTTCATGGTTGTTTCCAATAATTTCTATTTTAATTAAAAGAAACTCAAAAGGTCCTATTTTTTTTGTTCAAAAAGATACGGCTTTCATGAAGAGGTTTTTAATTGTATTAAATTCAGAACAATGA